DNA sequence from the Nicotiana tomentosiformis chromosome 3, ASM39032v3, whole genome shotgun sequence genome:
agagccagctccggtggatttcacgtccGCACCaagatttcaggaggtcatgggccgtatgctgctgTTCATGGGTACTATGACTCATGCCGGTTTATTTCTGGCGTATCCAGCCATATCTCATACAGGAGGGGAGCACAAATCCCTACCGCGCAGGCTTATGGGCATGTAGTTGCGGTATATCTGACCTAGAGTGTACTACCTGTGGGTAGAGCTAAGTTAGttgcagcagctacacctgagcctatACCGGTTATGGTTGGTGATCCGCACAggttattggacagatggaccagacTTCATCCTCCTGCTTTCGGAGGTGAGCAACATAAGGACCGCCAGGATTTTATTGATCGATGTAGGGACAAACTGCACGACATGAGGATACTAGAGTCCCACGAGGTATACTTCACTACTTTTcaactggagggcagggcccgtaggtggtggcagtcacatcttctcggcagaccagcaggttctcctcccgtGACTTAGGATCAGTTCACACACCTCTTCTTGGACAGATACATACCAcgctctcagagggaagagttgtggttccagttcgagcagctccagcagggtcagatatcagtgactgactatgaggcaaggttctctaagttgtctcgccatgcacttatgatactacctaccgatgcagagagagtgcggaggtttgtctCCGGATTACACTCTAGTATTTAGGCCACCATGGCTCGAGAGGTGGAGATGGAGACTTCTTATaggctagttgtggagatagctcgaagGATCGAGGGTGTCCGTCTGCGGAACCGAGAGCATGCGACGAGGGACAAGCGGTTTCGATATTCGGGAGAGTTTAGTGGTACCCCCGAATGgtggtagaggtcagttcgtgagaggtcaGTCCAATAGGCCCCCTTATCCAACACCGCCACCTCCGCGGGGTGCTCCAGCGCTACCTTATTTCAGTGTTAtgctagagagttcttatcgcccaccaattattcagggttcctccagtgggtattcaggtcatcagGGCCATACTTCAGGTCAGTAGCCCACCATACCAAGACATTGTTTTGAGTGCAGAGATTTTAGTCATGTACGTAGATTCTACCCCAGGCTTCAGGGCAAAGTAATGCAGCAgagtcagcagcctatgattactacACCAGTTGTTCtaccatcctagaggtggagggcaggtgggtaggggtcgtcctagtgGTGGAGGCCATCTAGGTGGACTctagtcaggtggcgctccaggtAGGTTCTATTCTTTTCCGGCCaaaccagatgcagtagcctcagatgccgtgatcacatgtattatttctgtctgcggtagagaTGCCtgagtattatttgatctagggtctacatattcctatgtttcatctctgtttgctcatttcctaggggtctctcgtgagtccttgggtactcttgtgggcaattctgttgttgaggatcagatctatcggtcctgcattgttactttttgtggttacgagactagagcggatcttctgctTCTTGATATTACtgactttgagatcatcctgggcatggactggctatctccatatcatgccattctagattgccatgccaagactattaccttggtgatgctagagttgcctagattagagtggaacgATTCGTCTCTCGGTGCATCTAGTCAGGTTATTTCCTTTCttaaggctcgacacatggtcgagaaggttTGCTTGGATTATCTTCCCTATATTCAGGacactactacagagactctggcaattgattcagtgcccgtagtcTGGAAGTTAtttgatgtgtttccttctaataTTCTACGAATGCTACcaaatcgtgatattgatttctatattgatttggctccaggtacccagcctatatctatcccatcgtaccgtatggctcagaaagagttgaaggagctgaaggaacaacttgaggagttgttagcaaagAGGTTCGCCAGACCaagtgtattgccttggggtgcactggtgttatttgtgaagaagaaagatgggactatgcggatgtgtattgattatcgccaattgaacaaagttaccattaaaaaCAAGTACCtgttaccgcgtattgatgatttgtttgaccagttgcagggtgccagagtgttctcaaaaatCAACTTGAGATtgggttaccatcagttgaagattcgggattcggatgttccgaagactgctttccggactagatatggccattatgagtttttggtaatgtccttcgggttgatTAACACCTCGGTGGCATTTATGGATCTAATGAACAGGGTGTTCattccatatattgattcatttgtcattgtcttcatttatgacattttgatctactcgcgtagtatagaggagcacgagcaacatttgagagtggtgcttcagactttgcgggaacaaaagttatatgctaagttctccaagtgtaaaTTTTTGTCTAGACtctatggcattcttggggcataatgtatcgggcgagggtattaaagtggatcccaaaaagatcgaggcagttaaGAATTGGCATTGTCCTAcctcggcgactgagatcaggattTTTGGGTTAGCAGGTTGttatcatcgctttgtggagggcttttcatatattgcaacacctttgaccaaattaacccagaagggtgctccgttccgatggtccgatgattgagaggtgagctttcagaagctcaagacagcattgacttcagcaccggtgttagtgttgccttccgattcagggatgtatacagtgtattgcgatgcttcacgcgttggcctgggttgtgtattgatgcaggaggggtgagttattgcatatgcttcacgtcagctgaagcctcacgagaagaattacccagtatatgatttggagttggctgctcttaaaatttggaggcattatctttttgGAGTGTCCTGTGAGTTTTACACCaatcatcgtagcttgcagcatttgttcaagcagagagggatctcaatttgagacagcgcaggtggcttgagttactgaaggattatgatattaccatcctttactATCCGGGCAAAGCGAATGTAGTTggagatgccttgagcagaaaggcaaaCACTATTGCTAGTTTGgccttcatttcagcagaggagaggacactagctttggacattcagtccttggctaacagacttgtgaggatAGATATTTCAGAGCtaagtcgagttcttgcatgtgttgttgcccagtcttcaatATTTGAGCGGTTCAAGGCTCGCCAATTTCATGATCAACACTTGTCGGTTcatcgagaaacggtactacggagtggtgccaaggaggttactatcagaaaagatggtgttctgcgactctagggtCTTCTATGCATTCCTAAGGTGGATGGGCTGagggaaaagatcctagaggaggcacacaattctcggtattctattcatccagatgctacgaagatgtatcacgacctgaggaagcattattggtggtggcggatgaagaaggacatagttgagtatgtagctaggtggcTAAATTGCCAGCAtattaagtatgagcaccagaggccaggtggcctactctagCAGATGGCtctaccagagtggaaatgggagaacattactatggacttcgtagttgggttgtcgtggaccttgcgaaagtttgatgcagtttgggtcattgtcgacaggttgaccaagtcgacaaacttcattccagttgtgactaggtatacttcagagaggttggaccagatttatatccaggagatagttcggttgcacggcgttcctgtttccatcatatgagatagaggccctcagtttacttcacatttctggagagaagtacagagtgaattggggacccatgtagagctcaaCACCGCCTTTCACCCGCAAAcggacgggcagtcggagcggatagtttagatcttggaggatatgctcagggaatGTGTAATTGACTTCGGAGGTcaatgggatcgtttcttgccttttgccaagttttcttataacaacagttaccaatccagcatcgagatggctccatttgaggctttatatggtcggcggtgtcgttcgcccatcggatggtttgagctcggcgaggctaagttatatggcactgatttagtgaaggatgccttggacaaagtaaagttgattcatgagcgacttcgtatagcacagtctaggcagaagagttatacggatcagaaagcgcatgatttatcatttatggtaggtgaaaaagttctcttgaaggtttcatcgatgaaaggaatcatgagatttgggaagaatggcaagttgagcccaaggtttaaaggcccatttgaggtgttgagacgagtcggggaggttgcttacgagcttgctttgcctccgagtctatcaggagttcatccattttttcatgtatctatgctccggatgtatcatgccgacctgtcacatgtgttagacttcagcacagttcagctagatgagagcttgggttatgaagaggaacgaGTTGCcgttgttgataggcaggttcgccagttaaggtccaagaagatttctatgGTAAATGTGCAGTGGTGGGGAAAACCAATCGAGGAagagacttgggaggccgaggaggacatgcggagcagatatccacacttattcagcactccatgtatgattcaaactcgttcgaggatgaacgtctgtttaagaggtggagaatgtaacgacccaaccgttCATTTAGACTTCTAGAACCTCGTTACCCTACAGAatactccccgtatgtgcttttattattttataacttgcagggatggttagttcaggaattggaagggttcgggttgaaatcagaacacttggtttcttaggTTGGCTTTAaagggccaagtttgacttcggtcaacattttgagtaaacgatctaggaatcgagatttgacggttccaataggttcgtatgatgattttgcacTTGGAtgtatgttcagatcgggttttggatgacctttggagcgtttcggcgcctaatagtgaaagttggctctttgaaggttttaaaattctttaaatttggtttggagtaggttttagagtaattgaggtccgtttggaattcggAGCtttggaatagttccgtatggtgatttaatatttgcacgtaaaatttggtatcattccgagtagtctaagtacgattcggcgcgttcggagcaatttagaaacttgaagttcatattttgattcaattcagTTTTGGGGTACGATTCTTGGTTTCGTTGTTGATTTATGCATTTCAAGAGTTCgtgcaggtccgtattatgtttacaaacttgttggtgcatttagacggggtcccgattggctcgggtgagttttgaaccacccagagctaagttggaaaaaccagatttccagttctggtttccttcttcgcgaacgcggaaggtctctcgcgttcgtgatgaaggaatTTGGGGAGATGGGCAGTTACCCTCCATGTTCGAGGGAAgagggtcgcattcgcgaagcttgGGGATCCCAGGCCTACGCGTTCATGAAGGCCTTCTCGCATTCGTATAAAAGGACAGGGCCTGGGAGGGATCACTgtattttacccttcgcgttcgcgaagggtaggccAGGTAAGCCTTCGCATTCACGAGACCCCTGTCGCGTTCGGGAAGAGCATTTTAAGGTCCTAGGGAATTTTGCCTTCACGAACACGAGGCCTTTACCGCGTTCGTGAATAAGGGCTTTACTGTGCTAGCAGAATGTCTTAAAAACGGGGCTCAGCcgtttttgagcccattttctccattcttgggcgattttggagctttttgagaggggtgTTCACCTAGAAACttagaggtaagttaattctacctattgtaAATTAATTACATatattataggtagattataacatgtaaattgtgaaaatcaagggtttagatgaaaaacctaggttttgataaacatGAGATTTTagccacgaaaatggttatggaatggggtgaaaattgtatatttgagttcttaaggttatgggtgatgatttcctccgaaaattttcggatTCCGGGAACATTtagaaattttagaaattttagaaTTTTGAGTTGGCTAACTACTCTAATAGATAAATTATAAAATGTTGAGTatttattgattaaattatataacgtttgactagtttcggattttcggcatcaaaattgaggctttaacgcgaAATTGTGATCCGAAAGTGAGTTTTGagacgaggtaaatctcttgtctaatcttgtaagagggaatttacctcataagtgttttaaataaatatttgttcctaattgtgggggctacgtacgtacgaggtgacgaaagtccgtgcgtaactactattatgctattgttcgggtagttttaggacccaattcatgaaCTATTTAGAATTTTTGCACCAT
Encoded proteins:
- the LOC138908456 gene encoding uncharacterized protein; protein product: MDWLSPYHAILDCHAKTITLVMLELPRLEWNDSSLGASSQVISFLKARHMVEKVCLDYLPYIQDTTTETLAIDSVPVVWKLFDVFPSNILRMLPNRDIDFYIDLAPGTQPISIPSYRMAQKELKELKEQLEELLAKRFARPSVLPWGALVLFVKKKDGTMRMCIDYRQLNKVTIKNKYLLPRIDDLFDQLQGARVFSKINLRLGYHQLKIRDSDVPKTAFRTRYGHYEFLVMSFGLINTSVAFMDLMNRVFIPYIDSFVIVFIYDILIYSRSIEEHEQHLRVLAAFVQAERDLNLRQRRWLELLKDYDITILYYPGKANVVGDALSRKANTIASLAFISAEERTLALDIQSLANRLVRIDISELSRVLACVVAQSSIFERFKARQFHDQHLSVHRETVLRSGAKEVTIRKDGVLRL